The following are from one region of the Melaminivora suipulveris genome:
- the rpsB gene encoding 30S ribosomal protein S2, giving the protein MSVTMREMLEAGVHFGHQTRFWNPKMAPFIFGHRNKIHIINLEKSLPMFQEAQKFAKQLAANRGTILMVGTKRQAREMVAEQAQRAGMPYVDQRWLGGMLTNFKTVKTSIKRLKDMKAQQEAGLESMSKKEQLMFTRELDKLEKDIGGIQDMNALPDAIFVIDVGFHKIAVAEAKKLGIPLIGVVDSNHSPEGIDYVIPGNDDSAKAVALYARGIADAIVDGRENAVNEVLTAAAPEGDDEFVEVQESAA; this is encoded by the coding sequence ATGTCCGTGACCATGCGCGAAATGCTGGAAGCCGGTGTCCACTTCGGCCACCAGACCCGCTTCTGGAACCCCAAGATGGCCCCCTTCATCTTCGGCCATCGCAACAAGATCCACATCATCAACCTGGAAAAATCGCTGCCGATGTTCCAGGAGGCGCAGAAGTTCGCCAAGCAACTGGCCGCCAACCGCGGCACCATCCTGATGGTCGGCACCAAGCGCCAGGCGCGCGAGATGGTGGCCGAGCAGGCGCAGCGCGCCGGCATGCCCTACGTCGACCAGCGCTGGCTGGGCGGCATGCTGACCAACTTCAAGACCGTCAAGACCTCCATCAAGCGCCTCAAAGACATGAAGGCCCAGCAGGAAGCCGGCCTGGAGTCCATGAGCAAGAAAGAACAGCTGATGTTCACCCGCGAGCTGGACAAGCTCGAAAAGGACATCGGCGGCATCCAGGACATGAACGCCCTGCCGGACGCCATCTTCGTGATCGACGTGGGCTTTCACAAGATCGCCGTGGCCGAGGCCAAGAAGCTGGGCATCCCGCTGATCGGCGTGGTGGACTCCAACCACTCGCCCGAGGGCATCGACTACGTCATACCCGGCAACGACGACTCGGCCAAGGCCGTGGCGCTGTATGCCCGCGGCATCGCCGACGCCATCGTTGACGGCCGCGAGAACGCCGTGAACGAAGTGCTCACCGCCGCGGCGCCCGAGGGCGACGACGAGTTCGTGGAAGTCCAGGAATCCGCTGCCTGA
- a CDS encoding MlaD family protein, which translates to MAEPPLPHPDDELLRPVAHLRAKAAALLLFTLTLVVGSALYLMYARGVFEPTQRLVLVADDSEGVGVGMDVTFSGFPIGRVRSLGLAEGGEVRIVVDVARRDAHWLRESSVFTLVRGIVGGTTIKAYSGVLTDPPLPDGAVRPVLRGDATAEIPRLMSDARQLLENLNELTAANSALGGALGNARTFTERLNAPGGVLSVLTGSDAEGEQVQLTLQRTNQLLARLDGMAQRLDGVVARADRQVFGSAGDAGLVPEVRAAVVQLNALLGDARRSMVKVDAVLAEAQAVGANAREATTDLGELRAEVEASLRKAESLLAEINRKWPFARDTELKLP; encoded by the coding sequence ATGGCCGAACCACCCCTGCCACACCCCGACGACGAACTGCTGCGCCCCGTCGCCCACCTGCGCGCCAAGGCCGCCGCGCTGCTGCTGTTCACGCTGACTCTGGTCGTCGGCTCGGCGCTGTACCTGATGTATGCGCGCGGCGTGTTCGAGCCCACGCAGCGCCTGGTGCTGGTGGCCGACGACTCCGAGGGCGTCGGCGTGGGCATGGACGTGACGTTTTCCGGCTTTCCCATCGGCCGCGTGCGCTCGCTCGGCCTGGCCGAGGGCGGCGAGGTGCGCATCGTGGTCGACGTGGCGCGGCGCGACGCGCACTGGCTGCGCGAGTCCAGCGTCTTCACCCTCGTGCGCGGCATCGTCGGCGGCACGACCATCAAGGCCTACAGCGGCGTGTTGACCGATCCGCCGCTGCCCGACGGCGCCGTGCGCCCGGTGCTGCGCGGCGACGCGACGGCGGAGATCCCGCGCCTGATGTCCGATGCCCGGCAGTTGCTGGAAAACCTGAACGAGCTCACCGCCGCCAACTCGGCCCTGGGCGGCGCTCTGGGCAACGCCCGCACCTTCACCGAGCGGCTGAACGCGCCGGGAGGCGTGCTGTCGGTGCTCACCGGCAGCGATGCGGAGGGCGAGCAGGTGCAGCTCACCCTGCAGCGCACCAACCAACTGCTGGCGCGCCTGGACGGCATGGCGCAGCGCCTGGACGGCGTGGTGGCGCGCGCCGACAGGCAGGTCTTCGGCAGCGCTGGCGATGCCGGCCTGGTGCCCGAAGTGCGCGCCGCCGTGGTGCAGCTCAACGCCCTGTTGGGTGATGCGCGCCGCAGCATGGTCAAGGTCGACGCGGTGCTGGCCGAGGCACAGGCCGTGGGCGCCAACGCGCGCGAGGCGACCACCGATCTGGGCGAGCTGCGCGCCGAGGTCGAGGCCAGCCTGCGCAAGGCCGAAAGCCTGCTGGCCGAGATCAACCGCAAGTGGCCGTTCGCGCGCGACACGGAGTTGAAGCTGCCATGA
- a CDS encoding FAD-dependent oxidoreductase, producing the protein MRILIVGAGIVGAATAYELAGDGHEVTVLEQHAAAAEQASFANAGLLAPSALIPWAAPSADSRLARRLLGRRAGLRLARGAGLEGLYWLWRWLRAGRQAQAGARWQALAALGHASLQRTQAIARALDVDVEASRGTLVLLRSQADAQLLRAGLDAMQTAGAPLREVDADTARLIEPGLAVDVPLAGALHALDGASANCRLFAQILRQAAQELGARFVFQTRVLALAREGTAQPGVVLAGQGEPLRADALVLCAGLGSAALLRPLGLRVPMAAVHGYTVTAPVRDEMHAPQGAVIDPRHRITIARLGQRVRVCGGAELGHARGAHDEATLRTLYLALSGWFPGGVLTSSPQVQVWRGARPSLPDGAPLLGAGPARGLWLNAGHGASGWAQACGSARAIADLIAGRAPQVDLAPFDPARF; encoded by the coding sequence ATGCGCATCTTGATCGTCGGAGCCGGCATCGTCGGCGCCGCCACCGCCTATGAGCTGGCCGGCGACGGCCACGAGGTCACCGTGCTGGAGCAGCACGCCGCCGCAGCCGAGCAGGCCAGCTTCGCCAATGCCGGGCTGCTGGCGCCCAGCGCGCTGATCCCCTGGGCCGCCCCCAGCGCCGACAGCCGCCTGGCGCGGCGGCTGCTGGGCCGGCGAGCGGGTCTGCGACTGGCACGGGGCGCCGGCCTGGAGGGCCTGTACTGGCTGTGGCGCTGGCTGCGCGCCGGCCGGCAGGCACAAGCCGGCGCGCGCTGGCAGGCGCTGGCCGCGCTGGGCCACGCCAGCCTGCAACGCACCCAGGCCATCGCACGGGCGCTGGACGTGGACGTCGAAGCCAGCCGCGGCACGCTGGTGCTGCTCAGGAGCCAGGCCGATGCGCAACTGCTGCGCGCCGGGCTCGACGCCATGCAGACCGCAGGCGCGCCGCTGCGCGAAGTGGACGCCGACACAGCGCGGCTGATCGAGCCTGGGCTGGCGGTGGACGTCCCCCTGGCCGGCGCCCTGCACGCGCTCGATGGCGCCAGCGCCAACTGCCGGCTGTTCGCGCAGATCCTGCGCCAGGCGGCGCAGGAGCTCGGCGCGCGTTTCGTCTTCCAGACGCGCGTGCTGGCGTTGGCGCGAGAAGGCACGGCCCAGCCGGGCGTGGTGCTGGCAGGCCAGGGCGAGCCGCTGCGCGCCGACGCGCTGGTGCTGTGCGCGGGACTGGGCAGCGCCGCGCTGCTGCGCCCGCTGGGCCTGCGCGTGCCCATGGCCGCCGTGCACGGCTACACCGTCACCGCGCCGGTGCGCGACGAGATGCACGCGCCGCAGGGCGCCGTGATCGATCCGCGCCACCGCATCACCATTGCGCGCCTGGGCCAGCGTGTGCGCGTCTGCGGCGGCGCCGAGCTGGGCCATGCGCGCGGCGCGCACGACGAGGCCACGCTGCGCACGCTGTATCTGGCACTGTCGGGGTGGTTTCCCGGCGGGGTGCTGACCTCGTCGCCGCAGGTGCAGGTCTGGCGCGGCGCGCGCCCCAGCCTGCCCGATGGCGCGCCGCTGCTCGGCGCCGGCCCTGCGCGCGGCCTGTGGCTCAACGCCGGGCATGGCGCCAGCGGCTGGGCCCAGGCCTGCGGCAGTGCGCGCGCCATCGCCGACCTGATTGCCGGCCGTGCGCCGCAGGTGGACCTCGCGCCCTTCGACCCAGCGCGTTTCTGA
- the uppS gene encoding polyprenyl diphosphate synthase — translation MPSAPPSVPLHIAIVMDGNGRWARQRFLPRLAGHAQGVESLRRCVRACVARGVQVLTVFAFSSENWSRPQEEVSGLMGLLAKALAREVPELSRDGVCVRFVGEKSSLSDGMRKGLEQAERLTVGNTRLVLNVCFNYGGRWDITQAAAQLAARGEVITEASLHAAMGLAHVPDPDLVIRTGGEMRISNFLLWQAAYSEFFFSERFWPDFDEAALDEAIACYGARERRFGRTSEQVRQAGAQPEALRA, via the coding sequence ATGCCTTCGGCGCCGCCCTCCGTCCCGCTGCACATCGCCATCGTCATGGATGGCAACGGCCGCTGGGCGCGCCAGCGCTTTCTGCCGCGCCTGGCCGGGCATGCGCAGGGCGTGGAGTCGCTGCGCCGCTGCGTGCGCGCCTGCGTCGCACGCGGCGTGCAGGTGTTGACGGTGTTCGCGTTCTCGTCGGAGAACTGGAGCCGCCCGCAGGAAGAGGTTTCGGGCCTGATGGGCCTGCTGGCCAAGGCGCTGGCGCGCGAAGTGCCCGAGCTCAGCCGCGATGGCGTCTGCGTGCGCTTTGTCGGCGAAAAATCCAGCCTGTCGGACGGCATGCGCAAAGGCCTGGAGCAGGCCGAGCGGCTCACCGTCGGCAACACCCGGCTGGTGCTCAACGTGTGCTTCAACTACGGCGGCCGCTGGGACATCACCCAGGCCGCGGCGCAACTGGCCGCGCGCGGCGAGGTGATCACCGAGGCCAGCCTGCACGCTGCCATGGGCCTGGCGCACGTGCCCGACCCGGATCTGGTCATCCGCACCGGCGGCGAGATGCGCATCAGCAATTTCCTGCTGTGGCAGGCGGCCTACAGCGAATTTTTCTTCAGCGAGCGCTTCTGGCCCGACTTCGACGAAGCCGCGCTGGACGAGGCGATCGCCTGCTACGGCGCGCGCGAGCGGCGCTTCGGGCGCACCTCCGAGCAGGTGCGACAGGCCGGCGCCCAGCCCGAAGCCTTGCGCGCCTGA
- the ispC gene encoding 1-deoxy-D-xylulose-5-phosphate reductoisomerase, with product MTQNLTVLGSTGSIGKNTLDVVARHPDRYRVFALSAATQVDLLLAQCAAFAPRYAVMSSAAHARELAQKIKANSLSVEVLQAPDALETIASHDEVDAVMGAIVGAAGLSPCLAAARAGKRLLLANKEALVVGGEVFMAAVREGGATLLPIDSEHSAIFQSLPEDPATWPRRVQHVLLTASGGPFRTRAPDTLRDVTPAEACAHPNFSMGRKISIDSATMMNKALEVIEARWLFDLAPEQIKVVIHPQQIIHSMVQFVDASVIAQLGTPDMRVPIACGLAWPERVASGAAALDFTQLAALTFEEADATRFPGLHLSWQALRAAPGTTAVLNAANEVAVAAFLDGRIRFDQIHGVNLATLEAVVPSKPDSVLALLALDAQARAAADGLVRRLQ from the coding sequence ATGACTCAGAACCTCACGGTCCTCGGCTCCACGGGCTCCATCGGCAAGAACACCCTGGACGTGGTGGCGCGCCACCCGGATCGCTACCGTGTCTTCGCCCTGAGCGCGGCCACGCAAGTGGATCTGCTGCTGGCGCAGTGCGCGGCTTTCGCGCCGCGCTATGCGGTCATGAGCAGCGCTGCGCACGCGCGCGAGCTGGCGCAAAAAATCAAGGCAAATAGCCTCTCAGTCGAAGTGTTGCAAGCGCCTGATGCTCTTGAAACAATAGCATCACACGACGAGGTGGATGCCGTCATGGGCGCCATCGTCGGCGCCGCTGGCCTCAGCCCCTGCCTGGCGGCCGCGCGCGCCGGCAAGCGCCTGCTGCTGGCCAACAAGGAGGCGCTGGTGGTGGGCGGCGAGGTCTTCATGGCGGCGGTGCGCGAGGGCGGCGCCACCCTGCTGCCCATCGACAGCGAGCACTCGGCCATCTTCCAGAGCCTGCCCGAAGACCCGGCGACCTGGCCGCGGCGCGTGCAGCACGTGCTGCTGACGGCGTCCGGCGGGCCGTTTCGCACGCGCGCGCCGGACACGCTGCGCGACGTGACGCCGGCCGAGGCCTGCGCGCACCCCAATTTCTCCATGGGCCGCAAGATTTCCATCGATTCGGCCACCATGATGAACAAGGCGCTGGAGGTCATCGAGGCGCGCTGGCTGTTCGATCTGGCGCCCGAGCAAATCAAGGTCGTCATCCACCCGCAGCAGATCATCCATTCGATGGTGCAGTTCGTGGATGCCTCCGTCATCGCCCAGCTCGGCACGCCCGACATGCGCGTGCCCATCGCCTGCGGCCTGGCCTGGCCCGAGCGCGTGGCCAGCGGCGCCGCGGCGCTGGATTTCACGCAGCTGGCCGCGCTGACCTTCGAGGAGGCGGATGCGACGCGCTTTCCGGGCCTGCACCTGTCGTGGCAGGCGCTTCGCGCCGCGCCGGGCACGACGGCCGTACTCAACGCCGCCAACGAAGTGGCCGTGGCGGCCTTTCTGGATGGCCGCATCCGCTTCGACCAGATCCACGGCGTGAACCTTGCAACTTTGGAGGCCGTGGTGCCGTCCAAGCCTGACAGCGTCCTGGCCCTGCTGGCGCTGGACGCGCAGGCGCGCGCTGCGGCCGACGGGCTGGTGCGGCGCCTGCAATAG
- a CDS encoding NAD(P)H-hydrate dehydratase has product MQRITAHSTYPLFSAQATRDVEAAAAAQLPPHTLMQRAGAATARLALALAPHARTVWIACGGGNNGGDGLEAAAVLHAQGRRVLVTCLGAGPQRLPADARASWNKAMCAGVPFTDTPPTLSPQDLCVDALLGAGLSAAARNRSHDERLPQCLAAVQASRAPVLCVDLPSGLLADSGQYAPGLAPQAPPTAARHTLALLTLKPGLFTAHGRDAAGSVWFDALGVDPAATPCAWLRGSPAPSARLHASHKGSFGDVAIVGGEGFAARGMGMTGAALLAASAAVHAGAGRVLVSLLDEHGASAAALAAALPEAMPRRLDALALESLTVVAGCGGGAAIAPALGSILERAPRLVLDADALNAIAAETGLAHQLRARQTTGHQATVLTPHPLEAARLLGASTQAVQADRLAAARELAQWAGCTVVLKGSGSVTAAPEQAPLINPTGNARLATAGTGDVLAGLIGACLAAGHGARAAAAAACWQHGAAADAWPPERALTALRLARSLTPVA; this is encoded by the coding sequence ATGCAGCGCATCACCGCCCATTCAACGTACCCGCTGTTCAGCGCCCAGGCCACGCGAGACGTCGAGGCGGCGGCCGCGGCGCAGCTGCCGCCGCACACCCTGATGCAGCGCGCCGGCGCCGCCACGGCGCGCCTGGCGCTGGCGCTGGCGCCGCATGCGCGCACCGTGTGGATCGCCTGCGGCGGTGGCAACAACGGCGGCGACGGGCTGGAGGCCGCTGCCGTATTGCACGCGCAAGGCCGCCGCGTGCTGGTCACCTGCCTGGGGGCGGGCCCCCAGCGGCTGCCCGCCGACGCGCGCGCTTCCTGGAACAAGGCGATGTGCGCCGGTGTGCCTTTCACCGACACGCCGCCAACGCTGAGCCCACAGGACCTGTGCGTGGACGCCCTGCTCGGCGCGGGCCTGAGCGCCGCAGCACGCAACCGGTCGCACGACGAGCGCCTGCCGCAGTGCCTGGCCGCCGTGCAGGCAAGCCGCGCGCCGGTGCTGTGCGTGGACCTGCCTTCGGGCCTGCTGGCCGACAGCGGGCAATACGCCCCCGGCCTGGCACCGCAAGCGCCGCCCACCGCAGCGCGGCACACGCTGGCGCTGTTGACCCTGAAGCCCGGCCTGTTCACGGCGCACGGACGCGACGCGGCGGGCAGCGTCTGGTTTGACGCTCTGGGCGTCGATCCAGCGGCCACCCCGTGCGCCTGGCTGCGTGGCTCGCCGGCCCCGTCGGCACGCCTGCATGCAAGCCACAAAGGCAGCTTTGGCGACGTCGCCATCGTGGGCGGCGAAGGCTTTGCCGCGCGCGGCATGGGCATGACGGGGGCGGCGCTGCTGGCCGCCAGCGCCGCCGTGCATGCCGGCGCCGGACGCGTGCTGGTCAGCCTGTTGGATGAGCATGGGGCCAGCGCAGCAGCCCTGGCGGCCGCTCTGCCCGAAGCCATGCCCCGGCGCCTGGACGCGCTGGCGCTGGAGAGCCTGACCGTGGTCGCCGGTTGCGGCGGCGGCGCCGCCATCGCGCCGGCGCTCGGCTCCATCCTGGAGCGCGCGCCGCGCCTGGTGCTGGATGCCGATGCGCTCAACGCCATCGCCGCTGAGACTGGCCTGGCGCACCAGTTGCGCGCCCGCCAGACAACCGGGCACCAGGCCACGGTGCTCACCCCGCATCCCCTGGAGGCGGCGCGCTTGCTGGGCGCCAGCACGCAGGCAGTGCAGGCCGACCGCCTGGCCGCCGCACGCGAGCTGGCGCAGTGGGCGGGCTGCACGGTGGTGCTCAAAGGCTCGGGCAGCGTGACCGCTGCGCCCGAGCAGGCGCCGCTCATCAACCCCACCGGCAATGCGCGGCTGGCGACCGCAGGCACCGGCGACGTGCTGGCCGGCCTGATCGGCGCGTGCCTGGCAGCAGGCCACGGCGCACGCGCGGCCGCGGCTGCGGCGTGCTGGCAGCACGGCGCCGCAGCCGATGCGTGGCCGCCCGAGCGCGCGCTGACTGCGCTGAGGCTCGCGCGTTCCCTGACTCCCGTGGCGTGA
- the wrbA gene encoding NAD(P)H:quinone oxidoreductase: MTVELAIIYYSTYGTNHRMAQIAAEAAKAAGAEVRLLKAAETAPGEVVAGQEKWKEQADRTADIPTASAQDMEWADAYLFSAPTRFGVMASQMRAFIDTLGGVWSKGGLANKAISGMTSAQNTHGGQESTLLSFYVTAMHWGSVIVAPGYTDPVIFKTGGNPYGYTHKQGDEFTEDVKSAIGHQVRRLLDVAGKLKAGK; this comes from the coding sequence ATGACCGTCGAACTTGCCATCATTTACTACTCGACCTACGGCACCAACCACCGCATGGCGCAGATCGCCGCAGAAGCGGCCAAGGCCGCCGGCGCCGAAGTGCGCCTGCTCAAAGCCGCCGAGACGGCGCCCGGCGAGGTCGTTGCCGGGCAGGAAAAATGGAAGGAGCAGGCCGACCGCACCGCCGACATCCCTACCGCCAGCGCGCAGGATATGGAATGGGCCGACGCCTACCTTTTCAGCGCGCCCACGCGCTTCGGCGTCATGGCCAGCCAGATGCGCGCCTTTATCGACACGCTGGGCGGCGTATGGTCCAAGGGCGGCCTGGCGAACAAGGCCATCTCGGGCATGACCTCCGCGCAGAACACGCACGGCGGGCAGGAGAGCACCTTGCTGTCGTTCTATGTGACGGCGATGCACTGGGGCAGCGTCATCGTCGCGCCGGGCTACACCGATCCGGTCATCTTCAAGACCGGCGGCAACCCCTACGGCTATACGCACAAGCAGGGCGACGAGTTCACCGAGGATGTGAAGTCGGCCATCGGCCACCAGGTGCGGCGCCTGCTGGACGTGGCGGGCAAGCTCAAGGCCGGCAAGTAA
- the frr gene encoding ribosome recycling factor produces the protein MTIADIKKNTEGKMEQSIAALKNNLSKIRTGRANPQLLDTIHVEYYGSMVPLSQVANVSLLDARTISVQPWEKNMSAKIEKAIRESDLGLNPASLGELIRVPMPPMSEERRKEMTKLARSEGEGAKVAIRNLRRDANEGVKKLVKDKLASEDDQKRSEADIQKTTDRHIVEIDALVASKEQDIMAI, from the coding sequence ATGACCATCGCCGACATCAAGAAAAACACCGAAGGCAAGATGGAGCAGTCCATCGCCGCGCTGAAGAACAACCTGTCCAAAATCCGCACCGGCCGGGCGAACCCGCAGCTGCTGGACACCATCCACGTCGAGTACTACGGCTCCATGGTGCCGCTGTCGCAGGTGGCCAACGTGTCGCTGCTGGACGCGCGCACCATCAGCGTGCAGCCATGGGAAAAGAACATGTCGGCGAAGATCGAGAAGGCCATCCGCGAGAGCGACCTGGGTCTGAACCCGGCGTCGCTCGGCGAGCTGATCCGCGTGCCCATGCCGCCCATGAGCGAGGAGCGCCGCAAGGAGATGACCAAGCTGGCGCGCAGCGAAGGCGAGGGCGCCAAGGTGGCGATCCGCAACCTGCGCCGCGACGCCAACGAGGGCGTCAAGAAGCTGGTCAAGGACAAGCTCGCCTCCGAGGACGATCAGAAGCGCTCCGAAGCCGACATCCAGAAAACGACCGACAGGCACATCGTCGAGATCGACGCCCTGGTGGCGTCCAAGGAACAGGACATCATGGCGATCTGA
- a CDS encoding phosphatidate cytidylyltransferase yields the protein MLKQRVITALILLAIVIAALVYPSPVPFIALALVMMTAAAWEWGRLNGLSDGVSVGVGAACLALCGASWAAGWLALPLTGLWMAAGLAWVLGGAALLRAGVAGWPAVPRGLRLAGGVLALWLAWLAVAQARLVGINFLLSAMALVWAADTFAYFSGRAFGLRFSKGKLAPSISPGKSWEGVWGGMVGVLVLALGWIALDRWRGADVPSLYSTLAAAGWWLLLLACIFLAAMSVVGDLVESLVKRSAGAKDSSQLLPGHGGVLDRIDALLPTLPLAMMLARLVSTTSA from the coding sequence GTGCTCAAGCAACGTGTCATCACCGCCCTGATCCTGCTGGCCATCGTCATCGCGGCGCTGGTGTATCCGTCGCCGGTGCCCTTCATCGCGCTGGCGCTGGTCATGATGACCGCCGCCGCCTGGGAGTGGGGCCGCCTGAACGGCCTGAGTGATGGCGTGAGCGTCGGCGTGGGCGCCGCCTGCCTGGCGCTGTGTGGCGCCAGCTGGGCCGCCGGCTGGCTGGCGCTGCCGCTGACCGGCCTGTGGATGGCTGCGGGCCTGGCCTGGGTGCTGGGCGGCGCGGCGTTGCTGCGCGCTGGCGTGGCGGGTTGGCCCGCCGTGCCGCGCGGTCTGCGGCTGGCAGGCGGCGTGCTGGCGCTGTGGCTGGCCTGGCTGGCCGTGGCGCAGGCGCGGCTGGTCGGCATCAACTTCTTGCTGTCGGCCATGGCGCTGGTCTGGGCGGCGGACACTTTTGCTTATTTCTCCGGCCGGGCTTTCGGCCTGCGCTTTTCCAAGGGCAAGCTGGCGCCATCGATCAGTCCCGGTAAGAGCTGGGAGGGCGTCTGGGGCGGCATGGTCGGCGTGCTGGTGCTGGCCCTGGGGTGGATCGCGCTGGACCGGTGGCGCGGCGCCGATGTGCCCAGCCTTTATTCGACGCTGGCCGCAGCCGGCTGGTGGCTTTTGCTGCTGGCCTGCATTTTCTTGGCAGCGATGAGCGTCGTCGGGGATCTGGTCGAATCGCTGGTCAAGCGCAGCGCCGGCGCCAAGGATTCCAGCCAGCTGCTGCCCGGCCACGGCGGCGTGCTCGACCGCATCGATGCGCTGCTGCCCACACTGCCGCTGGCCATGATGCTTGCCCGGCTGGTTTCCACGACTTCTGCATGA
- the tsf gene encoding translation elongation factor Ts produces MAAITASMVAELRAKTDAPMMECKKALTEAEGDMAKAEELLRVKLGTKAGKAASRVTAEGVIAASIEGQRGAMIEVNSETDFVSKNDSFIAMANAAAKLVAEHKPADVDALGQLAYEQDGFGPTLEDVRKGLIGKIGENMSFRRFKHFEGTQLAHYLHGTRIGVVVQYEGDATAAKDVAMHVAAMKPVSVTSADVPAELIAKERAVAEGKADEANKELIAAGKPAQSAEITAKRIDGAVQKYLKEVSLSDQVFVKAADGKQTVGQMLKDKATRVLGFTLYVVGEGIEKKTDDFAAEVAAQVAAAKAG; encoded by the coding sequence ATGGCTGCTATTACCGCAAGCATGGTCGCCGAACTGCGCGCCAAGACCGACGCCCCCATGATGGAGTGCAAGAAGGCCCTGACCGAGGCCGAAGGCGACATGGCCAAGGCCGAGGAGCTGCTGCGCGTCAAGCTGGGCACCAAGGCCGGCAAGGCCGCCTCGCGCGTGACGGCCGAGGGCGTCATCGCCGCCAGCATCGAAGGCCAGCGCGGCGCCATGATCGAAGTCAACAGCGAGACCGACTTCGTCTCCAAGAACGACAGCTTCATCGCCATGGCCAATGCCGCCGCCAAGCTGGTGGCCGAGCACAAGCCGGCGGACGTCGACGCGCTGGGCCAGCTGGCTTACGAGCAGGACGGCTTCGGCCCCACGCTGGAAGACGTGCGCAAGGGCCTGATCGGCAAGATCGGCGAGAACATGTCCTTCCGCCGCTTCAAGCACTTCGAGGGCACGCAGCTGGCGCACTACCTGCACGGCACGCGCATCGGGGTAGTGGTGCAGTACGAAGGTGACGCCACCGCAGCCAAGGACGTCGCCATGCACGTGGCCGCCATGAAGCCGGTGTCCGTGACCAGCGCCGACGTGCCCGCCGAGCTGATCGCCAAGGAGCGCGCCGTGGCCGAAGGCAAGGCCGACGAAGCCAACAAGGAACTGATCGCCGCCGGCAAGCCCGCCCAGAGCGCCGAGATCACTGCCAAGCGCATCGACGGCGCGGTGCAGAAGTACCTCAAGGAGGTGTCGCTTTCCGACCAGGTCTTCGTGAAGGCCGCCGACGGCAAGCAGACCGTGGGCCAGATGCTCAAGGACAAGGCTACCCGCGTGCTGGGCTTCACCTTGTACGTGGTGGGCGAGGGCATCGAGAAGAAGACCGACGATTTCGCCGCCGAAGTGGCCGCGCAGGTCGCTGCCGCCAAGGCCGGCTGA
- the pyrH gene encoding UMP kinase — protein MTTAAQPAHTRILLKLSGEALMGDDAFGINRSTIERMVSEIAEVVGLGVQVAVVIGGGNIFRGVAGGAEGMDRATADYMGMLATVMNSLALADAMNRQGLTARVMSAIDIQQVVEPYVRPKALQYLEEGKVIVFAAGTGNPFFTTDTAAALRGAEIGAQVVLKATKVDGVYTADPMKDPTATRYAQLSFDEAMVRNLGIMDATAFALCRDQKLPIRVFSIARPGALKRVVMGEDEGTLVYA, from the coding sequence ATGACCACCGCCGCCCAGCCAGCCCACACGCGCATCCTGCTCAAGCTGTCTGGCGAGGCGCTCATGGGCGATGACGCCTTCGGCATCAACCGCTCGACCATCGAGCGCATGGTGTCCGAGATTGCCGAGGTGGTCGGGTTGGGCGTGCAGGTGGCGGTGGTCATCGGCGGCGGCAACATCTTTCGCGGCGTGGCCGGCGGCGCTGAGGGCATGGACCGGGCCACGGCCGACTACATGGGCATGCTGGCCACGGTGATGAACTCGCTGGCGCTGGCCGACGCCATGAACCGCCAGGGCCTGACGGCGCGCGTGATGTCGGCCATCGACATCCAGCAGGTGGTCGAGCCCTACGTGCGCCCCAAGGCCTTGCAGTACCTGGAAGAGGGCAAGGTCATCGTCTTTGCCGCGGGTACCGGCAATCCGTTTTTCACTACCGACACCGCCGCCGCGCTGCGCGGCGCGGAGATCGGCGCGCAGGTCGTGCTCAAGGCCACCAAGGTTGACGGCGTCTATACGGCCGACCCCATGAAGGACCCGACCGCCACGCGCTACGCCCAGCTCAGCTTCGACGAGGCCATGGTGCGCAACCTGGGCATCATGGACGCCACGGCCTTTGCGCTGTGCCGCGACCAGAAGCTGCCCATCCGGGTGTTTTCCATCGCCCGCCCCGGCGCGCTCAAGCGCGTGGTCATGGGCGAGGACGAGGGGACCTTGGTGTACGCTTGA